The Flammeovirga yaeyamensis genome segment TTGGGAGAGATGGAAGAGAACTTAATTCCAATGTTAGATGCATTACTTCCAGAAAAACTAGACGCAAGAACGTATCAGTTAACACTGGTTGGAGTGGATTTAAGAGATAAACCTGCATCAATGAAAAAGTACATTGAGTGGGAATTGAAAAATAAGCTGAAACGATCGTATGAGATTGAAGTTTGTGTGGTAAAAACGGAGAGTAATAAAAACCATGATAGAAATATTATCACTAACTATCTATGGCTACATTCTGGACACTCCTTCACTTACGTGAGAAGAAATCAGATTAGTAAAAATACCAATTTGATGTTGTTCCCTATCTTTTATCAACAAAAAGATTTCCAATCGTATTATGAGGAAGATCCTCCAACAGAAACAAAAAGTTCTGTTTGGGAAGCTGTAAACCAAAGACTTAGAGAAGCTAGATATATTTTCAAAACTGCAAGTCAATACCCAGATGCAGTAGGTGGTGAGTTAAAAAATAGCATTCTGATAGGTAAAAAATCAGGGCAAATAGTATATTCGTCTTAATTTACACTTAAGATGAATTATACTTTTCGCGATGAGAATACTGAATGATTATTCACTGTAACAAACTTATGGTTAGAGAGTTACTGATTTTGAATAATTATTTAAGTAAATCGTGAATCAAACTCAGCACTATGAAAAAAATACATTACCACAACAAACGATTTCGAGCAGTAGTCAACTCTGACAATGGAGAAGTAGACGATCAAACTTTTTTTCACTACCGACAAGGTGGAGACGTGATTTGGGCCACTTATCACGGACCTAATATCCGAATGGGAACACTAACAGGTGTGATAAAAGAAGACGGAACGTTGGAGTTTAATTATCAACACGTCAACTTAAACAAAGAAATCATGACTGGTTTCTGTAAATCTACACCTAGTATCGACCCCGATGGTGCAATACGATTAAAAGAAGAATGGCAATGGACCAATGGCGATTTATCGTCTGGTACTTCTGAGATTGTAGAATTAGTAGAGAAAGAAAATTACAAACCGATCATTTAAATTGACATTTAGCATATGTATGTACATTCTTTAGCAATGTGCGTACAGATGTAAAGTCTTTACATATTTATTTATGTATAACTAAAAATTATACATCAATAGATTTTTTCATGGGGTAAAAGATTCGCTTTTTGATTTGAATTGTGTTAATTGCGATATCAAAAAAGTGATCTAGCTCATCATTTAGCTTTTATCGCTTTATACGGCTTTTAAACATAATCTTTAAACAATAAAAATACTTTTTAAAATGGCATTCGAATTACCATCATTACCGTATGCGTACGACGCATTAGAGCCACATTTCGACGCTCGCACAATGGAAATCCACCACTCTAAGCACCACGCTGCTTATACTTCAAAATTAAACGCAGCAATCGAAGGAACTGCAGATGCTGATAAGTCTATCGAAGACTTATTATCTGCTGACAACCTTGCAGGTGGCGTAAGAAATAACGGTGGAGGATTCTACAACCACAACTTATTCTGGACTATTTTATCTCCAAATGGAGGTGGAGCTCCAACAGGTGATCTTGCTGCAGCTATCGACTCTGCATTTGGTTCTTTCGATAAATTTAAAGAAGAATTTGCTAACGCTGCAGCGACTCGTTTCGGTTCAGGTTGGGCATGGCTTTGCGTAAAAGACGGTGCTGTTTCAGTATGTTCTACAGCAAACCAAGATAACCCACTTATGAAAGGTGAGTGTGGCGGAACTCCAATCCTAGGTCTTGACGTTTGGGAGCACGCATACTACTTAAACTACCAAAACCGTCGTCCGGATTACATCTCAGCATTCTGGAACGTAGTAAACTGGGAAGAAGTATCTAAGCGTTTTGCAGCTGCGAAATAATTAGAAAGGAAACTTTCAATATAATAAAGAGAGGCTATCTCATTCTAAATGAGATAGCCTCCTTTTCGTTTTATAACCCCATGACTAACTCTCTCAAGTTATCGTCTGCTGTTAAATCCATTTTCTTTTTAATTCTGTAAAGTGTTTTCTTCACTGCTTCTGGCGTCATATTAGAAACTGTGGCTATTTCCTTTCTTTCCATACCTACTCTTAAATAAGCACATATCTTATGATCTCTTTGTGTAAGTAATGGGTATTTTGTTTTCAATTTCTCAAAGAATCTCGGATGCACTTTTTCGAATTGATAGGTAAAATCCGACCAACTATCATCACTTAAATTGAGTTTGATGGTCTTTTTTATGTCTTTAATATCTGGAATCACTTCATCGTCTACTTTTCCAGAAAGCTTACTAATTTGATTGTTTAGTTGATCCAATAAAGTGTTACGTTCGTGCGATAACATTGTGATAGTTGCTAATTCTCTTTCTTTTAAAGCTAGTGTTTCTTCCGCTAACTCTTTTTCAGATAAACGTAGTTCACTTATTTCATTATTCTTTTTCAACAACTCAACGTTTGTTCTTTTTCTTTGCTGATAAGAA includes the following:
- a CDS encoding n-acetylglutamate synthase; amino-acid sequence: MKKIHYHNKRFRAVVNSDNGEVDDQTFFHYRQGGDVIWATYHGPNIRMGTLTGVIKEDGTLEFNYQHVNLNKEIMTGFCKSTPSIDPDGAIRLKEEWQWTNGDLSSGTSEIVELVEKENYKPII
- a CDS encoding superoxide dismutase; the encoded protein is MAFELPSLPYAYDALEPHFDARTMEIHHSKHHAAYTSKLNAAIEGTADADKSIEDLLSADNLAGGVRNNGGGFYNHNLFWTILSPNGGGAPTGDLAAAIDSAFGSFDKFKEEFANAAATRFGSGWAWLCVKDGAVSVCSTANQDNPLMKGECGGTPILGLDVWEHAYYLNYQNRRPDYISAFWNVVNWEEVSKRFAAAK